From Desulfovibrio oxyclinae DSM 11498, the proteins below share one genomic window:
- a CDS encoding fumarate reductase, translated as MSVESSLMPGRSSRLDGLLDWMQMLSGAGLILFMWAHMVLVASVVVSPEWMNAIAHFFESTGMAQVGGPLVFLLFLAHFVLAARKLPFHLEGQKTIWSHARMMRHGDTWMWIVQAVSAMIILIMGAIHMWVVLTDLPITAAKSAARIQEGFWFVFYLVLLPLVELHVGIGFYRIGVKWGFIKSNGRGIFKKRENLLTLAFIIIGFVTLLRFMFLDIPQ; from the coding sequence ATGTCAGTAGAATCTAGCCTGATGCCCGGGCGGTCCTCGCGGCTGGACGGGCTTCTCGACTGGATGCAGATGCTTTCCGGTGCTGGGCTCATCCTCTTCATGTGGGCGCACATGGTGCTGGTGGCCAGCGTGGTGGTCAGCCCGGAATGGATGAACGCCATCGCACACTTTTTCGAGTCCACGGGCATGGCTCAGGTCGGTGGCCCGCTCGTATTTCTACTCTTTCTTGCCCACTTCGTGCTGGCAGCGCGCAAGCTGCCGTTTCATCTTGAAGGCCAAAAAACCATCTGGTCCCACGCTCGCATGATGCGCCATGGCGACACCTGGATGTGGATCGTCCAGGCCGTCTCCGCCATGATCATTCTCATCATGGGCGCCATCCACATGTGGGTGGTCCTCACCGACCTGCCGATCACCGCCGCGAAAAGCGCTGCCCGCATCCAGGAAGGCTTCTGGTTCGTCTTCTACCTCGTGCTGCTGCCCCTGGTTGAGTTGCACGTGGGCATCGGCTTCTACCGCATCGGCGTAAAATGGGGTTTCATCAAGAGCAACGGGCGGGGCATCTTCAAGAAACGTGAAAACCTGCTCACGCTGGCGTTCATCATCATCGGCTTCGTGACCCTGCTCAGATTCATGTTCCTCGACATTCCCCAATAA
- a CDS encoding fumarate reductase flavoprotein subunit: protein MQTIYTDVLVIGAGLAGERAAIEAATAGHSTICLSIVPARRSHSSAAQGGMQAGLGNSCMGDGDCPDVHFEDTVKGSDWGCDQEVARLFAERAPIEMRQLAHWGVPWNRVVPGKSTYFKGGQQFEKVEKEENAGLITSRAFGGTAKWRTCYVSDGTGHAVLFTVDNVCAQHGVEVHDKTEAISLIHDGETCFGVVARSLRTGELITYIAKATMVASGGFGRIYPNTTNAVICDGSAHTAVLDTGIVPMGNMEAVQFHPTGIVPTDILVTEGCRGDGGTLLDVNEERFMHTYEPEKAELASRDVVSRWMTHHMREGFGVKSSYGDHLWLDIRHLGEKHITGKLREVYEICTGFLGIDPIHQLIPVRPTQHYSMGGVRTNKDGAAYGLKGLFAAGEAACWDMHGFNRLGGNSLAETVVAGGIVGRKIVEYMEGTEVLFNSRIIDETYAAQKQRIDDLVSGRKGTESVYKVRADMQQALHKGANIFRTQEGLEECVDTLQKVLERARTVGLRTNGKGASPELAAALKLEGQVKMALMVAYGALKRTESRGSHNREDFPARNDRDWLVRTLAYWKNPDDMLPTLQYEPATQVTEIPPGDRGYGKMAVISSDDSKGKEG from the coding sequence ATGCAGACGATTTACACCGACGTACTGGTCATCGGCGCAGGACTCGCCGGAGAGCGCGCCGCCATTGAGGCCGCCACTGCGGGACACTCCACCATCTGCCTGAGCATCGTCCCGGCCCGGCGCTCGCACTCTTCCGCCGCTCAGGGCGGGATGCAGGCGGGCCTTGGCAATTCCTGCATGGGCGACGGGGACTGTCCCGACGTCCATTTCGAGGACACGGTCAAAGGCTCGGACTGGGGCTGCGATCAGGAGGTGGCCCGACTCTTTGCCGAACGCGCCCCCATCGAGATGCGCCAGCTCGCGCACTGGGGCGTGCCGTGGAACCGTGTGGTGCCCGGCAAGTCCACCTATTTCAAGGGCGGACAGCAGTTCGAAAAGGTTGAAAAGGAAGAAAACGCGGGCCTCATCACTTCCCGCGCCTTCGGCGGTACCGCCAAATGGCGGACCTGCTACGTTTCCGACGGCACCGGGCACGCGGTCCTCTTCACCGTGGACAACGTCTGCGCCCAGCACGGCGTGGAAGTTCACGACAAGACCGAGGCCATCTCCCTCATCCACGACGGCGAAACCTGCTTCGGGGTCGTGGCCCGCAGCCTGCGCACCGGTGAACTGATCACCTACATCGCCAAGGCTACCATGGTGGCGTCGGGCGGGTTCGGGCGAATCTATCCCAATACCACCAACGCCGTGATCTGCGACGGCTCGGCACATACAGCGGTGCTGGATACCGGCATCGTGCCCATGGGCAACATGGAAGCCGTCCAATTTCACCCCACGGGCATCGTTCCCACGGATATCCTCGTGACCGAGGGTTGCCGGGGCGACGGTGGCACCCTGCTCGACGTGAACGAAGAACGGTTCATGCACACCTATGAACCGGAAAAGGCCGAGCTGGCCTCCCGCGACGTGGTCTCGCGCTGGATGACCCACCACATGCGCGAAGGATTCGGCGTCAAGAGTTCGTACGGCGACCACCTCTGGCTCGACATCAGACATCTGGGCGAGAAACATATCACCGGCAAGCTCAGGGAAGTCTACGAGATATGCACGGGCTTTCTGGGCATCGATCCCATCCATCAACTCATCCCGGTCCGGCCGACGCAGCATTACTCCATGGGCGGCGTACGCACCAACAAGGACGGCGCGGCCTACGGACTCAAGGGACTGTTCGCCGCGGGCGAGGCGGCCTGCTGGGACATGCACGGCTTCAACCGCCTCGGCGGCAATTCACTGGCCGAGACCGTGGTCGCGGGTGGCATCGTGGGTCGCAAGATCGTGGAATATATGGAGGGCACGGAGGTTCTGTTCAACTCCCGCATCATCGACGAAACATATGCAGCGCAAAAGCAGCGCATCGACGACCTCGTGAGCGGGCGCAAGGGAACGGAAAGCGTCTACAAGGTCCGCGCCGACATGCAGCAGGCCCTTCACAAGGGTGCCAACATCTTCCGTACGCAGGAAGGGCTTGAGGAATGTGTTGATACCTTGCAAAAGGTGCTTGAACGTGCCCGCACAGTGGGCCTTCGCACCAACGGCAAGGGGGCCAGCCCCGAACTTGCGGCAGCGCTGAAGCTTGAAGGTCAGGTAAAAATGGCCCTCATGGTGGCATACGGCGCGCTGAAACGCACCGAATCGCGAGGCTCGCACAACCGTGAGGATTTCCCCGCCCGCAACGACCGCGACTGGCTCGTGCGCACGCTGGCCTACTGGAAGAACCCCGACGACATGCTGCCGACACTCCAATACGAGCCCGCCACCCAAGTGACGGAGATTCCGCCGGGCGACCGCGGTTACGGCAAGATGGCGGTCATCTCCTCGGACGACAGCAAAGGCAAGGAGGGCTGA
- a CDS encoding M16 family metallopeptidase, with the protein MFRILVLLGGLLMALTGCAPHNAATAADIPNPVHENPDQTRIVKLKNGLTVLVKQDDRFPLVNVRLYVQAGSSYENPEIAGISHLLEHMVFKGTEKRGPGETAMAVESVGGNLNAATSFDYTYYYAEVPDRHWALAMDVVQDLAFNAEIDPQELENERDVVLSELSQGEDNPGSRIFKTLQAQIWNGTSYQWPIIGYRDTVSSITAKEIHQYIDRLYQPQSMLLCVVGNVNPDEIVAEADRLFGSLRNTREVVPPEPFGISEVGNGPTVTAIPGKWNKVYLGAAFPIPNLRSAEMAGLDMLSHLLAGDDTARLYRKFKYEMNLVDSISMSPLSLERGGMLYVMATLDQDKVDEFWPALLNEFESFDPSVFTEREIERARLNISDSMFLAKETLGGLASKIGYFQFFEGGEQAEKNYLFDLEHVDRSEMGQLFDKYVRPDRLSACVLTPEGSDLTAEALETQVTKTWDGKATAAAESAKQSVTEETVIELPGDSKLVLIPDETLPYTAMSLYWRGGDSLIEENEQGLPALAAKALTRGTSRLTNTELEDFMSDRAASMGATSGRTIFAFDAKFPTRFTEELLPVIGQTLTEPAFRPEEVDRSRMDQISEIKRREDRPMGLMFRHLFPLLFKGGPYGYLHDGTVDILTELTRKQAWNYWHQQSKRPFVMSVSGDFDRESIEAFAKGLAETLAPEPDPTEYGAPVWREEHEKTLNLPDRNQAHLLLTFPVPGKLDAEATAELTVLKSVLSGQSGLLFRDLRDKQGLAYTVTALLWQADEAGILGFYIGTSPEKVEQSMDGFKKVAEDLKKNLLPENEIVRARNIIEGDYYQDKQTLLSRSREAAGLMVRGLPRDYEAKLIELATKVTPEDIREIARKYLDPEEAYLMKVMP; encoded by the coding sequence ATGTTCAGAATACTCGTTTTGCTGGGAGGGCTGCTGATGGCCCTGACCGGATGCGCACCGCATAATGCGGCCACGGCCGCGGATATCCCGAACCCCGTACACGAGAACCCGGACCAGACACGCATCGTGAAGCTCAAAAACGGGCTCACCGTGCTGGTGAAACAGGATGACCGTTTTCCGCTGGTGAACGTGCGCCTGTATGTTCAGGCCGGTTCTTCCTACGAAAACCCCGAAATTGCGGGCATCAGCCACCTGCTGGAACACATGGTCTTCAAGGGAACCGAAAAGCGTGGTCCCGGAGAAACCGCCATGGCCGTAGAGTCCGTCGGCGGTAACCTCAACGCTGCCACAAGTTTCGATTATACCTATTATTACGCCGAAGTGCCGGATCGCCACTGGGCGCTGGCCATGGACGTGGTACAGGATCTGGCCTTCAACGCCGAGATCGACCCGCAGGAGCTTGAAAACGAGCGCGACGTGGTGCTCTCTGAACTGTCGCAGGGCGAGGACAATCCCGGCAGTCGCATTTTCAAGACCCTGCAAGCACAGATATGGAACGGAACCAGTTACCAGTGGCCCATCATCGGCTACCGCGACACGGTTTCCTCCATCACCGCCAAGGAGATTCACCAATACATCGACCGGCTGTACCAGCCGCAGTCCATGCTGCTGTGCGTAGTCGGCAACGTGAATCCCGACGAGATCGTGGCAGAGGCCGACCGGCTGTTCGGGTCCCTCAGGAACACCCGCGAGGTGGTGCCGCCCGAGCCGTTCGGCATTTCCGAAGTGGGCAACGGCCCCACAGTGACCGCCATCCCGGGCAAGTGGAACAAGGTTTACCTCGGCGCGGCGTTCCCCATCCCGAACCTGCGCTCCGCGGAAATGGCCGGGCTGGATATGCTCAGTCATCTGCTGGCCGGTGACGACACCGCACGTCTCTATCGCAAGTTCAAATATGAAATGAACCTCGTGGACAGCATCTCCATGTCTCCGCTTTCCCTCGAACGCGGCGGGATGCTCTACGTCATGGCAACCCTCGACCAAGACAAGGTTGACGAGTTCTGGCCCGCGCTGCTGAATGAATTCGAAAGCTTTGACCCTTCCGTGTTCACTGAGCGCGAAATCGAGCGCGCACGCCTGAATATCAGTGACTCCATGTTCCTCGCCAAGGAAACCCTTGGCGGACTCGCCAGCAAGATTGGCTATTTCCAGTTCTTTGAAGGTGGCGAGCAGGCAGAAAAGAATTACCTTTTCGATCTCGAACACGTCGATCGTTCCGAAATGGGTCAGCTGTTCGACAAGTATGTGCGTCCCGACAGGCTTTCCGCCTGCGTGCTGACCCCCGAAGGGAGCGATCTGACCGCGGAAGCACTGGAAACACAAGTGACCAAGACCTGGGACGGCAAGGCGACCGCCGCGGCCGAGTCCGCAAAGCAGAGCGTGACCGAGGAAACCGTGATCGAGTTGCCCGGCGACTCCAAGCTGGTGCTCATCCCCGACGAAACGCTTCCCTACACCGCAATGAGCCTTTACTGGCGCGGCGGCGACTCCCTTATAGAAGAAAACGAGCAGGGCCTTCCCGCGCTCGCGGCCAAGGCGTTGACACGCGGCACTTCCAGACTCACCAATACCGAACTGGAAGATTTCATGTCTGACCGCGCCGCCAGCATGGGCGCAACCTCCGGACGGACCATCTTCGCCTTCGACGCCAAGTTTCCCACCCGTTTCACCGAAGAGCTGCTCCCGGTCATCGGACAGACGCTCACCGAGCCCGCCTTCCGCCCCGAAGAAGTGGACCGCTCCCGAATGGACCAGATATCCGAGATCAAGCGGCGCGAAGACCGACCCATGGGTCTCATGTTCCGCCACCTGTTTCCGCTCCTCTTCAAGGGCGGCCCTTATGGATATCTGCATGACGGAACCGTGGACATCCTCACCGAACTGACCCGCAAGCAGGCCTGGAACTATTGGCATCAGCAGTCCAAGCGCCCGTTTGTCATGTCTGTCAGCGGCGACTTTGATCGCGAATCCATCGAAGCCTTCGCCAAGGGCCTTGCCGAAACGCTGGCCCCGGAACCGGATCCTACAGAATACGGCGCTCCCGTCTGGCGTGAAGAGCACGAAAAGACCCTGAATCTGCCCGACAGGAATCAGGCCCATCTGTTGCTGACCTTCCCCGTGCCCGGTAAGCTCGACGCCGAAGCCACTGCCGAACTCACTGTACTCAAGTCCGTACTCTCCGGTCAGAGCGGTCTGCTCTTCCGCGACCTGCGCGACAAGCAAGGCCTTGCCTACACCGTCACCGCGCTGCTCTGGCAGGCCGACGAAGCAGGCATCCTCGGCTTCTACATCGGCACCAGCCCTGAAAAAGTGGAGCAGTCCATGGACGGCTTCAAGAAGGTGGCAGAAGACCTCAAGAAGAACCTGCTGCCCGAAAACGAGATAGTGCGAGCCCGCAATATCATTGAAGGCGACTACTATCAGGACAAGCAGACCCTGCTCTCACGCTCACGCGAAGCCGCCGGACTCATGGTTCGAGGGCTTCCCCGTGACTACGAGGCCAAGCTCATCGAACTGGCTACCAAGGTCACGCCTGAAGATATTCGCGAAATCGCCCGCAAGTATCTTGATCCCGAAGAGGCCTATCTGATGAAGGTCATGCCGTAA